The nucleotide window TGTCGAGGAACGATCCTCGCGAAGAAGCGATAGTTTACGCCAGTCGGTAGTTCGAACCTCGCGTGGAGCCTTGGAGGCCGTATGCGTTCGTGGGTCGTGATGTCGGTGGTGGTGCTCGGGTCGGCTGTGGCCTGCGCTCGTGGCGCCAAGGAAGGCGCGGTTCAGGAAGCGCGCCCGATCGCCGCAGCGGAAGGCACGGCCCCTCGTCCGCAGGGCCCGCGTCGGGTGCCGCCCACGCCCATGAAGCTCGACACGCTGCGCCGTGAAGCGGTGGCCAAGCTGATGGCCACACTGGTGGGCCGTGAAAACGAGCCGGCCGGCACCGTCTTCAAGAACGTCAAGCTCCACAAGGAGATGCCGGCGAAGGAGTTCGTCACCATGATGGACGAACAGTTCGGACGGGGGCTGAGCGTGAATTGCACCAGCTGCCACATGGACAACGGCGACTACGCCAGCGATGCCCGGAAGGACAAGATCATCGCGATGCAGATGGTAAAAATGCAACGGGACATCGACCGGAAGTACATCGCGAAAGTGAAGGAACTCGACGATCCGCGTCCGAAGACGACCTGCGTGATGTGTCATCGCGGCGCCACCCATCTGACGACCGAGATGGACGTGCCCACCGCACCCGTGCCGCTCCGCAAGCGTTAGAAGCGCGCAGGGAAAGTCTCAGAGCGACAGCTCGACCGGCCGCGACATCACGCGGTCGGTCTGCAGATCGCTGCCGAGTCGGAATTCCTGCGTGCCGATATCGGCGAATCCCTGCTTCGTATAGAAGCGGATCGCCCGCGCATTCCGCTCCCACACGCCCAGCCACATCGTCGCGCCACCGGCCGTACGCGCCGCGTCAACGCACGCCGCCATCAATCGCGGCGCGATGCCCTGACCGTGCCATGCGTGGTCCACGTAAAAGCGTTGTAGCTCCACGGACTGCTCGCCGGCGTTGGTCCGGGACGCGATCGGATCCGGTGCAGCGAGGCGCAGCAGCGCGTAGCCCGCGAACACGCCAGCCATATCAGCGACCAGACAGACGCACGTGGCATCGGCAATCTCCGCCGCCTGTTTCTCCGGCGTAAACGCATCGCTCAGATACGCGTGCATGTCCATCGGGTCATTGTCGGGCGCAAAGGTGTCATGGAAGACACGCGCCGCAAATTGGGACAACGCTTCGGCGTCGGTCGCCGTTGCTGTTCGGATCGTGAGCTCACCCGCGGGGCGGTCGTCAGCGGTTGTGTTCGTCATGCCGTACGATAGTCAATTTCGGGTCACTGGTGGGACGGATCGAGCACCGGCCACAGCTTCTGGAGTGAGGTCTTTGGTCCTGCACATCGCGTGATGGGGATGCGTCGCTCCTCCTCTACGCCCAAAGGCGTTCCGATGAAGCGCAGTTCATCGCAATGCGTCATGAATGGCTCAAGCTCGGCCTTCGACACGCCAAGGGCGAGCACCACGCGACCGGGCTTTCCACCGGGTCCGAAGAACCAGTAACTGCCCGCCGCACTCACCACCTTCGGTAGTCCATACCGCGGTCCGTAGAAGTCGATAGCACCCGCCCGACCGTAACTGCCCGCGAGCAGCACCGCATCGGCCCGATCCTGCTCGGGCATCGCGCGCCACTCGTGCGACAGCGCGACGACCATGGCGTGCCAGCCGAGCATATCGGCGAAGTCCTGCGGGAGTTCCAGCGTCGTGCCGTAGTTCGTCCTTGTCGACCCGCTCACACCGAGCGCTGCGATGTACCGCGCCGTGCGCTCGGGGCTCAAGATCGGCAGCGCAATCGGCAACGCGACCGGCCAGAGCAGCAGCATGATCGCACCGATCGAGAAGGCGATCCGTTTTCGCCACACCGTCTGTGATCCGGCCAGCCGTTCGGGCAGTGCCACCGCGATCGCCAGTGCTCCAGCCGCGAACAGCATCGGATACACGGGCGCACCGTAGTACGCCTTGCCGCGATTCAACGACAGCAGGATCCAACTGGTGATGACGGCGATACCCACCGCCCGCAACGGTGCGGCCGCGCGCGTCGAGAGCAACCATACCAGTCCCGCGAGCGCCAACAGCATGGCCGGCCCGACCAGCCCTGGCTGCTCGGCGAAGAACGCCAGTGGTGAGCGCACACCAAGTTGTTCCGCTTGCAGATCCCGCATCTGCCAGCGAATCGGAAACGCGAGGAGCCACTGCCCCACCAGCGACGGACTGCCGATCACGACTGCCAACAGCAGCGCCAGCCACGGCCATCGGGTCAACAGGTCGCGACGTGTCGGCGTGAACAAGGTACCGGCGACGATGCCCACGCCGATGAAGGCGATGCTGAACTTGGTGAGCAAGCCGAGGCCCAGCGCCGCGCCGATCGCGATCCACCATCGCACATCGCGCGTGTACGCGCGCATGAGTACCGCCAGCAGAGCCGCTGTCCACCACAGCTGATCAAACACGACGGGCTGAAAGAGATTGCCCGGACGCAGGAACACCGGCGACGTGATCACCGCGATCATCGCCAACCACGGCACCCAGGAAAATGCGCGTGCTCGTTCGCGTTCGAGGCCGCGATCTGCCGCACCCACGAGCGCGACCATGACGGACGACGCCACCCCCGTCAACAGCACGATCAGCGCGCTCGCCACTGCCGGCGCCAAGCGAATCGCCGTGAGCGAGTCCCCAAGCAGGGCCCGCGATACACGCGCTACGATGGCGATGAATGGTGGAAAGTCCATCCGCCACAGCCGTAGGTGCTCACCCATCGCTAGATACAGAAATTCGTCGCGATGAAATTCGAACGGAGTGATCACGTCCACGACGACGTGACCAAGCAACACGGCTACAGCGAGCCCAACCATACCTCGTGACACTACCGGCGTAACGCCAACGCTCATGTGCTTCTCTTCATGTTCTGAGATAAACTGCCACGGAGTGCCGCCCAAGTGACACATCTTGCGTCGCGCAGATCACCGTTGGGCCGTATCTTGTCGTGAATTACGCAGAGTTGTGCCGATAGTGTCGATGAATCGGTAACGCCGTATCCTCTCGTTTCAACAGTGGCTGACATTCTCGAAACACTCCAGAGTCATCTGGATGGCTTATATCGGGTAGAGCGGGAACTCGGGCGCGGTGGCATGGCGACCGTGTACCTTGCGCACGACCTGCGCGAGGATCGCGAGGTCGCGATCAAGGTGCTCAACCCCGACCTTTCCGCGACGATCGGTGCCGATCGCTTTGAACGCGAAATCAAGATCGCGTCACGGCTGCAGCATCCGCACATTCTGGGCTGTTACGAGTCGGGAAACGCCAACGGCCTCTTGTACTACGTGATGCCGTTCGTGAAGGGCGAATCGGTGCGTGATCGATTGAGTCGCGAAGGGCAGCTGCCAGTCGCCGAAGCGGTGCGCATCATCCGGGAGGTCGCGGATGCCCTCGGCTATGCGCACGCGCAGGAAGTCGTGCATCGCGACGTGAAGCCAGAAAATATTCTGCTGCTCGAGAGCGGACACGCGTTGGTGGCCGATTTCGGCATCGCGCGCGCGGCCACTGAAGGAGATGCACAGAAGTTGACGCAGACGGGCATGGCCGTGGGCACACCGGTTTACATGAGCCCGGAGCAGTCAACAGGCGAGAAAGTCGGGCCGGCCGCCGACATCTATAGTTTAGGCTGCGTGCTGTACGAAATGCTCTCGGGCGATCCGCCGTTCACCGGCCGAAACGCCATGGCGATCATGGCCAGGCACGCGATGGATACCGTGCCGAGCATCCGGATCGTGCGACAGGCGGTGCCGGACGAAGTCGAAGAAGCGATCTATGCGGCAATGGAGAAGTCGCCCGCCGACCGGCCGCGCACCGCGACGGAGTTTGCCGCGATTCTCGGCACGCCCATGGGCGAGACCGCGATGCGTCGGGTGGATCGCTTCACCACGATGCGTCGTATTCCGACGCCGCCGCCCGAGCCGCCGAAAACACCGTGGTTCAAGCAACCTGCGCTAGTCGGTGGTCTGCTCCTCGCGGTGCTCGCGGGCGGCGGCGCATTTTGGAAGTTTGGCGGTAGCGGATCCGTTGCGCTCAAAAAGGACGGACTCGCCGCCGATCGCATTGCCGTGCTCTACTTCGATGATGTGTCAAGCCAGCACGAGTTAGGTTATCTCGCCGACGGTCTCACGGAATCGCTGATTGCTTCACTCACGGGCGTGACGGGCGTCAACGTCGTATCGCGTGGAGGCGTGGAAACGTTTCGCGGCTCGACATCACCGAATGATAGCATCGCCAAAGTGCTCGATGTCGCGACGCTGGTACGCGGTGATGTTT belongs to Gemmatimonas sp. and includes:
- a CDS encoding GNAT family N-acetyltransferase, which translates into the protein MTNTTADDRPAGELTIRTATATDAEALSQFAARVFHDTFAPDNDPMDMHAYLSDAFTPEKQAAEIADATCVCLVADMAGVFAGYALLRLAAPDPIASRTNAGEQSVELQRFYVDHAWHGQGIAPRLMAACVDAARTAGGATMWLGVWERNARAIRFYTKQGFADIGTQEFRLGSDLQTDRVMSRPVELSL
- a CDS encoding c-type cytochrome, with amino-acid sequence MRSWVVMSVVVLGSAVACARGAKEGAVQEARPIAAAEGTAPRPQGPRRVPPTPMKLDTLRREAVAKLMATLVGRENEPAGTVFKNVKLHKEMPAKEFVTMMDEQFGRGLSVNCTSCHMDNGDYASDARKDKIIAMQMVKMQRDIDRKYIAKVKELDDPRPKTTCVMCHRGATHLTTEMDVPTAPVPLRKR
- a CDS encoding glycosyltransferase family 39 protein encodes the protein MSVGVTPVVSRGMVGLAVAVLLGHVVVDVITPFEFHRDEFLYLAMGEHLRLWRMDFPPFIAIVARVSRALLGDSLTAIRLAPAVASALIVLLTGVASSVMVALVGAADRGLERERARAFSWVPWLAMIAVITSPVFLRPGNLFQPVVFDQLWWTAALLAVLMRAYTRDVRWWIAIGAALGLGLLTKFSIAFIGVGIVAGTLFTPTRRDLLTRWPWLALLLAVVIGSPSLVGQWLLAFPIRWQMRDLQAEQLGVRSPLAFFAEQPGLVGPAMLLALAGLVWLLSTRAAAPLRAVGIAVITSWILLSLNRGKAYYGAPVYPMLFAAGALAIAVALPERLAGSQTVWRKRIAFSIGAIMLLLWPVALPIALPILSPERTARYIAALGVSGSTRTNYGTTLELPQDFADMLGWHAMVVALSHEWRAMPEQDRADAVLLAGSYGRAGAIDFYGPRYGLPKVVSAAGSYWFFGPGGKPGRVVLALGVSKAELEPFMTHCDELRFIGTPLGVEEERRIPITRCAGPKTSLQKLWPVLDPSHQ